TAGCCGCTCGCGCCCACCAGACCTTCCGCATCCCCGTGTGGAAGCAGATTCTCGCCCCCCGTGGGCCTGGGAACGGCGGGGGCAAGCGACCCGAAGCTTCCGGTCAAACTAAATTCTCCAGACGCCATCGGCTCTGACTCGAGCGGTCCCCCTTGCGGGACGATGGCAAAAGTCTCATCAGAGCTCCGGTTGCTGATCCAAGTGAAACGGGGGGATTCGATCGCGAAATCCTGCGCAGACGAGGTGAGGGCGTGGCCCATCCAGGCCAGTGCAGCGATCAAGAGAATCGATGTGTTCATAACCCGAGGACTACCGCGCCTTCCGGGGCATCCAGGCGAAGGCGCTTCTGGATCCTTCCTTTCCAGTCCTGTCGGCCCGCTCGAAGCCGCAGATAACTTCCATCGCTGACCCGATCGAGCGATGTTTGAAAGCCCTGATAACTCGAATGATAGCCGCCGAAGCCGGCGGTGCTGTTTTCGGCGCCCAGTGAAACCCAGAATCCATCCGATGTCTCACTGCCAGGCCAGGAGTATCCTCCCCCGTTCAGCAGGGTGTTGATGGCTTTGCCCAGCACGTCGGCAAAGTCGGGATCGCCGTGGTCGGTTCGATTCAAGGCCAGGTAGAACACGATTCCGTCGGACCTCTGCTGCAGCAGGGTGTTGCTGCCGTCCAGCCTGCCCGAGTGGGCGTTGTTCTGCATCGGGTTGGCGGGCGTGATGGGTTGGCCGATATTTCCGCTGTCATACCAGACATGGAACGCGTTTCCGAAACGGATCATGGCAGGGGCGGAGGCGATGGCTCCACCATGGGCGATCATGGCTTCGATAAAGAAACCTCCATACGGGGTGGGCACTGTTTCGATCGGATTCTCGTTATCGAAGACGCTTTGGGTGGTGTTGGCGGAAACATATCCAGGTTCGCGGGCATGGCGATCCGACGGCAGCGACCGGGCCAAGGCGAATTCCGTGGATGGAATCCAGCGGTCGGCGCTCATGATGCGACGATGCACCCAAGCGAAATAGCCGCCGTCGGCGAGGGTCTGAAGGATCTCCCCCAGCACCATGTAACCGTAATTGGAGTAGGCCTCCGTGCCGGCAGGCTCTGTGAGGTTGCTGACGGTGCCGGGAGTCCATTGCAGCGACTGGCCCAGCATGTAGCTCATCATTTCGCGGTTGGAAGGGGGACTCGGGAGGCCTAGCGCAGCCGCCACCGTTCGGGATTTGAACATCACGTCCCCAGGCGGATCCGTCAGACGGTCGAATCCGGCCTGGTGCAAAAGGAGGTGGCTCACTGTGATGTCCGCATGACGCGGATCCCCGAGGTCGGGCTTGGGAGTTATGTTCAGAAGGCCGTTCTTGGTGGTGATCAAGCCATCGAAGGCGCGGGCGTTGATGCCGTCGGCGCCCAATCCACCAACAGAGCTGAATTCACGTATCGCGGCGGCCGTGACGGGCTTGACTGCGC
The DNA window shown above is from Verrucomicrobiales bacterium and carries:
- a CDS encoding beta-lactamase family protein — translated: MKSPIVIALLAFAAAWKADAQAALPVSGRPVPGMEIFDATMSGFMRTNGITAGVLGISRGGHIQYLRSFGWLRPPAGADPGIPLPENAMMRTASAVKPVTAAAIREFSSVGGLGADGINARAFDGLITTKNGLLNITPKPDLGDPRHADITVSHLLLHQAGFDRLTDPPGDVMFKSRTVAAALGLPSPPSNREMMSYMLGQSLQWTPGTVSNLTEPAGTEAYSNYGYMVLGEILQTLADGGYFAWVHRRIMSADRWIPSTEFALARSLPSDRHAREPGYVSANTTQSVFDNENPIETVPTPYGGFFIEAMIAHGGAIASAPAMIRFGNAFHVWYDSGNIGQPITPANPMQNNAHSGRLDGSNTLLQQRSDGIVFYLALNRTDHGDPDFADVLGKAINTLLNGGGYSWPGSETSDGFWVSLGAENSTAGFGGYHSSYQGFQTSLDRVSDGSYLRLRAGRQDWKGRIQKRLRLDAPEGAVVLGL